One region of Turicibacter bilis genomic DNA includes:
- a CDS encoding ABC transporter permease produces MKKEFKGSPGYLNYLKGIKKEAWHIHLLQVLFCIGFLILWELLASYGFIDDFFFSKPSAIWNLLIKYIENGEIFRHLGISLYETLVGLIIGTLGGLFIAICLWWSDKLAKVLDPFLVVLNALPKTALAPILIVWVGASVKGIVVIAVITSITVTIMSAYNYFTTVDEEKIRLMKSFGANKWQILTKLVLPANGINMINLLKINIGMTWVGVIVGEFIASRAGIGYLIVYGGQVFKLDIVMMGVFVLAIFTLIMYQGVSMLENYLRKKQSAKK; encoded by the coding sequence ATGAAGAAAGAATTTAAAGGATCTCCTGGATATCTTAATTATTTAAAAGGAATAAAAAAAGAAGCGTGGCACATTCACTTGCTTCAAGTCTTATTTTGTATTGGTTTTTTAATCTTATGGGAGCTTTTAGCGAGCTACGGATTTATCGATGACTTCTTTTTTAGTAAACCATCAGCTATTTGGAACTTACTAATTAAGTATATCGAGAATGGAGAAATCTTTAGACACTTAGGAATCTCATTATATGAAACACTCGTTGGATTAATAATAGGGACACTTGGTGGACTATTTATTGCCATTTGTCTCTGGTGGTCTGACAAATTAGCAAAGGTTCTTGATCCATTTCTCGTTGTCTTAAACGCTCTTCCTAAAACTGCCCTTGCTCCTATTCTAATTGTTTGGGTTGGGGCCAGTGTAAAAGGGATTGTTGTGATTGCCGTAATTACTTCAATTACAGTTACCATTATGTCTGCTTATAATTACTTTACAACTGTTGACGAAGAAAAGATCAGATTAATGAAAAGTTTTGGTGCAAACAAGTGGCAAATTCTAACTAAACTCGTTCTTCCTGCTAACGGTATCAATATGATTAATCTTCTTAAAATTAACATTGGGATGACTTGGGTTGGGGTGATTGTTGGGGAATTTATCGCCTCACGTGCCGGAATTGGTTACTTAATTGTTTATGGTGGACAAGTCTTCAAACTTGATATTGTTATGATGGGAGTATTCGTTTTAGCTATCTTTACACTCATTATGTACCAAGGTGTTAGTATGCTAGAAAACTATTTAAGAAAAAAACAAAGTGCTAAGAAATAA
- a CDS encoding DUF4358 domain-containing protein → MKKIKLLMMTLLITVLAVGCSKGSEQGGETGETSPKQIITKIQETLSKAYDMPLEDGVLSGYFLTDMTNEEEMLMYEGIFNSEDIKSGYILQPMMNVKSELIIVAEAKDAESTENIKASYEKVLSDQDEMWSRYLPDQYELVKANKIQTQGNYVLYVTSEQVEEIVKVFEEQVK, encoded by the coding sequence ATGAAAAAGATTAAATTATTAATGATGACTTTATTAATCACAGTTTTAGCTGTTGGATGTAGTAAAGGTTCAGAACAAGGTGGAGAAACAGGTGAAACATCACCAAAACAAATCATAACAAAAATTCAAGAAACATTATCAAAAGCTTATGATATGCCTTTAGAAGATGGGGTATTATCTGGATATTTTTTAACTGACATGACAAATGAAGAAGAAATGTTAATGTATGAAGGGATTTTTAATTCAGAAGATATCAAGTCAGGATATATTTTACAGCCTATGATGAATGTTAAGTCTGAATTAATCATTGTTGCAGAAGCTAAAGATGCTGAGTCAACTGAAAATATTAAGGCTTCATATGAAAAAGTTTTATCAGATCAAGATGAAATGTGGTCTCGTTATTTACCAGATCAATATGAGTTAGTAAAAGCAAATAAGATTCAAACTCAAGGAAATTATGTGTTATACGTAACAAGTGAACAAGTGGAAGAAATTGTTAAGGTTTTCGAAGAGCAAGTAAAATAA
- a CDS encoding MBOAT family O-acyltransferase, producing the protein MVFSSLVFLFVFLPLTLVLYFIVPRNCRNFILLIVSLIFYAWGEPIYILLMLFSTVVDFIHGLLVEYYADQPKKAKRVVLSSVFINLGLLMFFKYSGFIISNINQLLGAQFNIPSIALPIGISFYTFQTMSYTIDIFRKDAPAQRNIISLGAYVTMFPQLIAGPIVRYQTVADQLNNRVETQARFADGVQRFIIGLGKKVLLANNIGLLWDQISSTETSNLSVLTSWLGVIAFGLQIYFDFSGYSDMAIGLGKMFGFELLENFNYPYISQSITEFWRRWHISLGTWFRDYVYIPLGGNRKGKWRTYFNVFIVWFLTGLWHGASWNFVLWGLYFGVIITLEKAFLMKWLNQFPTIIRHIYTLFLLLIGWGLFAFDNFTHLKAYFKVMFSLEDVALYNQTTLYYFTSNMILLIILVIASTPLLKVIYYKLIRSKYSSVIELIIIPMACLLILTLSTAYLVDSSYNPFLYFRF; encoded by the coding sequence TTGGTTTTTAGTAGTTTAGTTTTCTTATTTGTTTTTTTACCTTTAACATTAGTCTTATACTTTATTGTTCCACGTAACTGTCGTAATTTTATTTTATTAATAGTGAGCCTCATCTTTTATGCTTGGGGAGAACCTATCTATATTTTATTAATGTTATTTTCTACGGTGGTGGACTTTATTCATGGATTATTGGTTGAATATTATGCTGATCAACCAAAGAAAGCAAAGCGGGTTGTTTTATCATCAGTATTTATTAACTTAGGATTGCTTATGTTTTTTAAATACTCAGGCTTTATTATTTCTAATATTAATCAATTATTAGGGGCACAGTTTAATATTCCTTCTATTGCTCTACCAATTGGAATTTCCTTTTATACATTTCAGACAATGTCGTATACTATCGATATTTTTAGAAAGGATGCACCAGCGCAGCGAAATATTATTAGCTTAGGCGCCTATGTGACGATGTTTCCACAGTTAATTGCAGGACCGATTGTTCGATATCAGACTGTTGCCGATCAATTAAACAATCGAGTAGAGACTCAAGCCCGATTTGCTGATGGGGTTCAACGATTTATCATTGGACTTGGAAAGAAGGTTTTGTTAGCAAATAATATTGGTTTGTTGTGGGATCAAATTTCATCAACAGAGACGTCAAATCTTTCAGTTTTAACGTCGTGGCTTGGTGTGATTGCCTTTGGACTTCAAATTTATTTCGACTTTAGTGGCTATTCAGATATGGCTATTGGACTTGGAAAGATGTTTGGATTTGAACTATTAGAAAATTTTAATTATCCGTATATTTCACAAAGTATTACTGAGTTTTGGCGTCGTTGGCATATTTCCCTTGGTACATGGTTTAGAGATTATGTTTATATCCCATTAGGTGGCAATCGAAAAGGGAAGTGGCGCACTTATTTTAATGTCTTTATTGTTTGGTTTTTAACTGGATTATGGCATGGCGCAAGTTGGAATTTTGTTTTATGGGGACTTTACTTTGGTGTGATTATTACGCTTGAAAAAGCCTTTTTAATGAAGTGGTTAAATCAGTTTCCAACAATCATCCGACATATTTATACGTTATTTTTATTACTGATCGGTTGGGGGTTATTTGCATTTGATAACTTTACACACTTAAAGGCCTATTTCAAGGTCATGTTTAGCCTAGAAGATGTCGCACTGTATAATCAAACGACACTTTACTATTTCACCTCAAATATGATTTTATTGATTATTTTAGTTATTGCTTCAACTCCATTATTAAAAGTGATTTATTATAAATTAATTCGCTCTAAATACTCTTCGGTTATTGAATTAATTATTATTCCAATGGCATGTCTCTTAATTTTAACTCTTTCCACAGCATATTTAGTAGATTCATCGTATAATCCATTTTTATATTTTAGGTTTTAA
- a CDS encoding DHHW family protein — MEAIKNKVMISIFLIFIFGLSIANVVDKDREISETENRPLQQFPQFSFESLLSGSYTQKFDKYMTDQFVMKDEWVGLKSDMERLLQKGENNGVYFGKDGYLLEAFKQEGSYFEKNLQAINIFHDKMPNLNTTALLVPTAVKIYEDKLPLFAPTFDQARMLETAKNELTIDFMNAYNVLNEHRNEYIYYKTDHHWTTLGAYYVYQQLMNEWGMTPYLDYRVETVSTEFYGTYYSKANNHHLKPDTIQLYIPNDEVEFSVTWDTQNEVLDGLYNYDYLNQKDKYSMFINGNHPLTIVKSSIKNGKKLIVFKDSYAHNFIPFLAMNFEEIHLIDLRYFNMNPYEYIREHDFDRALFLYNLSTFGTDSTFVKLKAFK, encoded by the coding sequence ATGGAAGCTATAAAAAATAAAGTTATGATTAGCATATTTTTAATCTTTATTTTTGGTTTATCAATCGCAAACGTGGTTGATAAAGATCGTGAGATTTCTGAAACTGAAAATCGCCCCCTTCAACAGTTCCCACAGTTTTCTTTTGAAAGCTTATTATCGGGAAGCTATACACAGAAGTTTGATAAGTATATGACTGATCAATTTGTCATGAAGGATGAGTGGGTTGGACTAAAGTCTGATATGGAACGTTTATTACAAAAGGGTGAGAATAATGGAGTTTACTTTGGAAAGGATGGTTATTTATTAGAAGCTTTTAAGCAGGAGGGTTCATACTTTGAAAAGAATTTACAAGCGATTAATATCTTTCATGATAAGATGCCTAACTTAAACACAACGGCTCTTTTAGTTCCTACTGCGGTGAAAATATATGAGGATAAGCTTCCTTTATTTGCTCCAACGTTTGATCAAGCCAGGATGTTAGAAACCGCAAAAAATGAGTTAACCATTGACTTTATGAATGCATATAATGTGTTAAATGAGCATAGAAATGAGTATATCTATTATAAAACCGATCATCATTGGACAACCCTAGGTGCTTATTATGTGTATCAACAACTCATGAATGAGTGGGGAATGACCCCTTATTTAGATTATCGAGTTGAAACAGTGTCAACTGAGTTTTACGGAACATATTACTCAAAAGCTAATAATCATCATTTAAAACCTGATACAATTCAGCTTTATATTCCAAACGATGAAGTTGAGTTCTCCGTTACTTGGGATACTCAAAATGAAGTTTTAGATGGATTGTACAACTATGATTACTTAAACCAGAAAGATAAGTATTCAATGTTTATCAATGGTAATCATCCATTGACTATTGTAAAAAGTAGTATAAAAAATGGAAAGAAACTCATTGTTTTTAAAGATTCATATGCTCATAACTTTATTCCATTTCTAGCGATGAACTTTGAAGAAATCCATCTTATTGATTTAAGATACTTTAATATGAATCCATACGAGTATATTCGTGAACATGATTTTGATCGTGCTTTGTTTTTATATAACTTATCAACATTCGGAACGGATTCTACTTTTGTTAAATTAAAAGCCTTTAAGTAG